From a region of the Microterricola gilva genome:
- a CDS encoding RidA family protein translates to MSQIETRLAELGLVLPDVVPPVAAYIPAVEHDGLVFTSGQLPFVAGALPATGKVGDGHGLVPAADAKEYARLCAINALAAVRAQIGSLDRVTRIVKVVGFVASDPGFTGQPGVINGASELLGEVFGDIGVHARSAVGVAVLPLDSPVEVELIVAFA, encoded by the coding sequence ATGTCACAGATTGAGACCCGCCTGGCCGAACTCGGCCTCGTCCTTCCGGATGTCGTCCCGCCCGTCGCGGCGTACATTCCGGCCGTCGAGCACGACGGCCTCGTCTTCACCTCAGGGCAGCTGCCCTTCGTGGCCGGTGCGCTGCCGGCCACCGGCAAGGTCGGCGACGGGCACGGTCTCGTCCCCGCTGCGGACGCGAAGGAGTACGCACGGCTGTGCGCGATCAACGCTCTGGCCGCCGTGCGCGCGCAGATCGGCTCGCTCGACCGGGTGACCCGCATCGTCAAGGTCGTGGGCTTCGTGGCATCCGACCCGGGCTTCACCGGTCAGCCCGGCGTCATCAACGGCGCAAGCGAGCTGCTCGGCGAGGTCTTCGGCGACATCGGCGTGCACGCGCGCTCGGCCGTCGGCGTCGCCGTACTCCCGCTGGACTCGCCCGTTGAGGTGGAGCTCATCGTCGCTTTCGCGTAG
- a CDS encoding CpaF family protein encodes MDLPFIAVPSYEAPAPGAASGAASDTASPGAASPDSAPLDPPEPWPSQVPTEAESSDGPARGAFVRRANTAVLGALAGYAEEPGVTDLFVNGDAGLWIDRGRGAERVRDWDRDEAEVRELAVRLVAVGGRHIDEATPCVDVRLGDGIRVHAVLPPVSSTGTLLSVRLPHADGFTLAELERAGMFAEPGAAAGQTPAAETRIGARLRRAVHARENLLVTGAAGCGKTTLLAALLAEAAPGERIVTIEDVAELRIRHPHVVGLEARQANLEGAGRLGLDSLLREALRMRPDRLVVGECRGSEIRELLAALNTGHDGGAGTLHANSLADVPARLEALGSLARMSAEAVARQTVSAIGLVLHLEQHGGVRRLAALGRFVLDDRGRLLVVDDGEDEATA; translated from the coding sequence GTGGACCTTCCCTTCATCGCCGTCCCCTCGTACGAGGCTCCCGCCCCTGGCGCCGCCTCTGGTGCCGCCTCTGACACGGCCTCCCCGGGTGCCGCGTCACCCGACTCCGCCCCCTTGGACCCGCCGGAGCCGTGGCCGTCGCAGGTGCCCACCGAAGCCGAATCGTCGGACGGGCCAGCGCGCGGCGCGTTCGTGCGACGAGCGAACACGGCCGTGCTCGGCGCCCTCGCCGGCTATGCGGAGGAACCAGGAGTCACCGACCTGTTCGTGAACGGTGACGCCGGGCTCTGGATAGATCGGGGCCGCGGCGCCGAGCGGGTGCGCGACTGGGACCGCGACGAGGCGGAGGTGCGCGAGCTGGCTGTGCGTCTCGTCGCCGTCGGCGGGCGACACATCGATGAGGCGACGCCGTGCGTCGACGTGCGCCTCGGCGACGGCATCCGGGTCCACGCCGTGCTGCCACCGGTATCCAGCACCGGGACGCTGCTCTCGGTGCGGTTGCCGCACGCGGACGGCTTCACGCTCGCCGAACTGGAGCGGGCCGGAATGTTCGCGGAGCCGGGCGCGGCAGCCGGGCAGACCCCGGCGGCCGAGACCCGGATCGGCGCGCGCCTGCGCCGGGCCGTCCACGCGCGCGAGAACCTGCTCGTGACCGGGGCGGCTGGCTGCGGCAAGACGACGCTCCTCGCCGCGCTGCTGGCCGAGGCGGCGCCTGGCGAACGCATCGTGACGATCGAGGATGTCGCGGAACTGCGCATCCGCCACCCTCACGTCGTCGGGCTCGAGGCGCGGCAGGCGAATCTCGAGGGGGCCGGTCGGCTCGGGCTCGACAGCCTGCTGCGCGAGGCCCTGCGCATGCGGCCGGACCGGCTGGTCGTCGGGGAGTGCCGCGGGAGCGAGATCCGGGAACTGCTCGCCGCGCTCAACACGGGCCACGACGGTGGCGCCGGAACGCTGCACGCCAATTCGCTCGCCGATGTGCCGGCCCGCTTGGAGGCGCTCGGGTCCCTGGCCCGGATGAGCGCGGAGGCCGTCGCGCGGCAGACGGTGAGCGCCATCGGCCTGGTGCTGCACCTGGAACAGCACGGCGGTGTGCGCCGACTGGCGGCACTGGGCCGATTCGTGCTCGACGACCGCGGCCGCCTGCTCGTCGTGGACGATGGGGAGGACGAGGCGACCGCGTGA
- a CDS encoding metallophosphoesterase, with protein sequence MASGSRAAAAITSVVAAAGLAALAWGTLVERKRYTLREVTVPVLPAGSAPLRVLHLSDLHMAPWQRDKQEWVRSLAELEPDLVVDTGDNLGHVDGIPGVAYALERFRGIPGVFVNGSNDYFGPSPKNPFLYFSGPSGTPRTVATLDIDALHRVFDDLGWTDLNNKAAAIDIRGTHLEFFGVDDPHRDFDRLELITGAIDELRAEDPLLDEQWPDGPDTAAPRPTATIGVVHAPYQRVLNSFVNHGAQLILAGHTHGGQVCIPGIGALVTNCDIPRDKAKGLSLWLHGLRSAFLNVSAGLGTSIYAPVRFACPPEATLLTLVAAP encoded by the coding sequence GTGGCTTCAGGCTCACGCGCGGCGGCCGCGATCACCTCGGTGGTCGCGGCCGCCGGTCTTGCAGCGCTCGCCTGGGGAACCCTGGTCGAGCGGAAGCGCTACACCCTGCGCGAGGTGACCGTTCCGGTGCTGCCGGCCGGCTCGGCACCGCTGCGGGTGCTGCACCTCTCCGATCTGCACATGGCGCCGTGGCAGCGCGACAAGCAGGAGTGGGTGCGCTCCCTCGCCGAGCTCGAACCCGATCTGGTCGTCGACACCGGCGACAACCTCGGCCATGTCGACGGCATCCCAGGAGTCGCGTACGCCCTCGAGCGCTTCCGCGGCATCCCCGGCGTCTTCGTCAACGGTTCCAACGACTACTTCGGGCCCTCCCCCAAGAACCCGTTCCTGTACTTCAGCGGCCCGTCCGGCACACCGCGCACGGTCGCAACGCTCGACATCGACGCGCTGCACCGGGTCTTCGACGATCTCGGCTGGACCGATCTGAACAACAAGGCCGCGGCCATCGACATCCGTGGAACACACCTCGAGTTCTTCGGCGTCGACGACCCGCACCGCGATTTCGATCGACTGGAGCTGATCACCGGCGCCATCGACGAACTGCGCGCTGAGGACCCGCTGCTCGACGAGCAGTGGCCGGACGGCCCGGATACCGCGGCGCCTCGCCCGACTGCCACGATCGGCGTCGTCCACGCCCCGTACCAGCGCGTGCTCAACTCCTTCGTCAACCACGGCGCCCAGCTGATCCTCGCCGGGCACACGCACGGTGGCCAGGTGTGCATTCCAGGGATCGGTGCGCTCGTGACCAACTGCGACATCCCCCGCGACAAGGCGAAGGGGCTGAGCCTCTGGCTGCACGGGCTGCGCTCGGCGTTCCTGAACGTCTCCGCGGGCCTCGGAACGTCGATCTACGCACCCGTTCGCTTCGCCTGCCCACCCGAGGCAACGCTGCTGACGCTCGTCGCCGCACCGTAA
- a CDS encoding alpha/beta hydrolase translates to MATRATPRFRRIAALTAGVAAAALALSGCLQLMPQDGTTPRPELTVVPDTEGVAADLLPFYEQTLDWTACDGTAEFECTYVTAPLDWDNPGAGDIRLSIVRHLATETPLGSLLTNPGGPGSSGVDMIIDGLEYAVGAELVENYDVVGFDPRGVGGSTAVSCFDAAGMDAYLYDIPDAPRNTPEWEAERIALDQSFADACEANSGGILPFITTANSARDMDLIRAVLGDTKLNYLGYSYGTFLGATYAELYPQKAGRLVLDGAIDPAIPGLDVSTTQALGFESALRAYMQYCVDSDVCPFDGTVDEAMAELGALLASVDRTPLKNDDGRYLGADSLVTGIIAALYSDESWDYLTDALTGTVHGDPSGAFALADFYNGRDGGVYLDNSSEAFRAYNCMDYPLEVDQAAEDAATQKIAAGAPTIAPYWAGPDQCLGWPYPPTGTRGEIHAAGAGPILVVGTTNDPATPYEWAVSLADQLEEGVLITRVGEGHTGYNKGNGCVDDAVEAFFLDDAVPEDGLRCE, encoded by the coding sequence ATGGCAACTCGAGCAACGCCCCGCTTTCGGCGCATCGCCGCACTCACCGCAGGGGTGGCCGCCGCCGCGCTGGCGCTGAGCGGCTGTCTCCAGCTGATGCCCCAGGACGGCACGACACCCCGCCCCGAGCTGACGGTCGTGCCGGACACGGAGGGGGTCGCAGCCGATCTGCTCCCGTTCTACGAGCAGACGCTGGACTGGACCGCGTGCGACGGCACAGCGGAATTCGAGTGCACGTATGTGACCGCGCCACTGGACTGGGACAACCCGGGCGCCGGCGACATCCGGCTCTCGATCGTGCGGCACCTCGCGACCGAGACACCGCTGGGATCGCTGCTGACGAATCCAGGTGGTCCAGGCAGTAGCGGCGTCGACATGATCATCGACGGCCTCGAGTACGCCGTCGGCGCTGAGCTCGTCGAGAACTACGATGTTGTCGGCTTCGACCCGCGCGGTGTCGGTGGTTCCACCGCGGTGAGCTGCTTCGACGCGGCCGGCATGGACGCCTACCTCTATGACATCCCAGACGCTCCGCGGAACACCCCGGAGTGGGAAGCCGAACGGATCGCACTCGACCAGAGCTTCGCCGACGCCTGCGAGGCGAACAGCGGCGGCATCCTGCCCTTCATCACGACGGCCAACTCCGCGCGGGACATGGATCTGATCCGCGCGGTGCTCGGCGACACGAAACTCAACTACCTCGGCTACTCCTATGGCACGTTCCTCGGCGCGACGTACGCTGAGCTGTATCCGCAGAAGGCCGGACGCCTCGTGCTGGACGGCGCGATCGACCCCGCCATTCCCGGCCTCGACGTCAGCACGACGCAGGCGCTCGGCTTCGAGTCGGCGCTCCGCGCTTACATGCAGTACTGCGTCGATTCGGACGTCTGTCCATTCGACGGCACAGTCGATGAGGCGATGGCCGAGCTGGGCGCGCTGCTCGCCAGCGTCGACCGCACGCCGTTGAAGAACGATGACGGCCGCTACCTCGGCGCGGATTCGCTCGTGACGGGGATCATCGCGGCCCTGTACTCCGATGAGAGCTGGGACTACCTGACGGATGCGCTGACCGGCACGGTGCACGGCGATCCGTCCGGCGCGTTCGCGCTGGCGGACTTCTACAACGGCCGCGATGGCGGCGTCTACCTCGACAATTCCAGTGAGGCCTTCCGTGCATACAACTGCATGGACTACCCCCTCGAGGTCGATCAAGCGGCCGAGGACGCGGCGACGCAGAAGATCGCGGCGGGCGCTCCGACGATCGCACCGTACTGGGCCGGCCCAGACCAGTGCCTCGGCTGGCCATACCCGCCGACGGGCACGCGCGGCGAAATCCACGCCGCCGGTGCCGGTCCGATCCTTGTCGTCGGAACGACCAACGACCCGGCGACGCCGTATGAGTGGGCCGTGTCACTGGCCGACCAGCTCGAGGAGGGTGTGCTGATCACCCGGGTCGGCGAGGGGCACACCGGCTACAACAAGGGCAACGGCTGTGTGGATGACGCCGTCGAGGCGTTCTTCCTCGACGACGCGGTGCCGGAGGACGGACTGCGCTGCGAGTGA
- a CDS encoding Rv3654c family TadE-like protein has translation MTGRGRHRFGSLPPGDRGDRGSGTVLTLAVLGATVGVVLTLIPVTGAFVASQRAANAADAAALAAADVASGAVPGVACQLATVAASLNGAVLDGCELNGAVALVSVSTSWWVFSLSASARAGPPGTP, from the coding sequence GTGACTGGCCGTGGCCGGCATCGATTCGGGTCGCTGCCGCCGGGCGATCGTGGCGACCGCGGCTCAGGCACGGTCCTGACGCTCGCGGTTCTCGGCGCCACCGTTGGCGTCGTCCTCACCCTGATCCCGGTGACTGGGGCCTTCGTCGCCAGCCAGCGGGCGGCGAACGCCGCGGATGCCGCCGCCCTCGCTGCCGCCGATGTCGCGTCCGGCGCGGTGCCCGGCGTCGCCTGCCAACTGGCGACCGTGGCCGCGAGCCTGAATGGTGCGGTGCTCGACGGCTGCGAGCTCAACGGCGCGGTTGCACTCGTCAGCGTCAGCACCAGCTGGTGGGTGTTCTCGCTCAGCGCGAGCGCCAGGGCGGGCCCTCCCGGCACGCCGTGA
- the acs gene encoding acetate--CoA ligase — protein sequence MSVQIDTSLEEIRRFRPSPEFVAQSVASESLYADAKADRLGFWATQARELLHWNKPFTQTLDWSNPPFAKWFDDGELNVAYNCLDRHVLAGNGDRIALHFEGEPGDSRSYSYSELTAEVKKAANLLTSLGVRSGDRVAIYLPMIPEAVISMLAVARIGAVHSVVFGGFSAESLRARIDDAEAKVVVTADGGWRKGKVFPLKNAVDTALEDGQSSVDHVLVVKRGGNEVQWTDGRDLWWHDELAAVDADHVAKAFPAEQPLFVLYTSGTTGKPKGILHTSGGYLTQAAFTHKNVFDLHPERDVYWCTADIGWITGHSYVVYGPLANGATQVIYEGTPDTPHQGRWWEIIEKYKVTILYTAPTAIRTFMKLGRQIPHEFNLRSLRLLGSVGEPINPEAWIWYRHVIGGGSVPVVDTWWQTETGGIMISALPGLTDLKPGAAQVPIPGIEIEVLDDDGKKLEEGGGLLVINEPWPAMLRGIWGDPERFKETYWDKFDGKYFAGDGARLDEDGDIWLLGRVDDVMNVSGHRLSTAEIESSLVAHPLTAEAAVVGAADETTGQAVVAFVILKQSHEHDIADPDEIAALLRAHVAQQIGAIARPREVFIVNELPKTRSGKIMRRLLRDVAEGREIGDTTTLADTAVMQIITSKLR from the coding sequence ATGAGCGTCCAGATCGATACCAGCCTCGAAGAGATCCGCCGGTTCCGGCCGAGCCCCGAGTTCGTGGCTCAGTCCGTGGCCAGCGAGTCGCTGTACGCCGATGCCAAGGCCGACCGCCTCGGATTCTGGGCCACGCAGGCCCGCGAGCTGCTGCACTGGAACAAGCCGTTCACGCAGACCCTTGACTGGAGCAACCCGCCATTCGCGAAGTGGTTCGACGACGGCGAACTCAACGTGGCATACAACTGCCTCGACCGGCACGTCCTGGCCGGCAACGGCGACCGCATCGCACTGCACTTCGAGGGCGAACCCGGTGACAGCCGTTCCTACAGCTACAGCGAGCTCACGGCTGAGGTGAAGAAGGCCGCGAACCTGTTGACCAGCCTCGGCGTGCGCTCGGGCGACCGCGTCGCGATCTACCTGCCGATGATCCCCGAGGCCGTGATCTCGATGCTCGCCGTTGCGCGCATCGGCGCGGTGCACTCCGTCGTGTTCGGTGGTTTCAGTGCGGAGAGCCTGCGGGCCCGCATCGACGACGCCGAGGCCAAGGTCGTCGTCACGGCCGATGGCGGATGGCGCAAGGGCAAGGTGTTCCCGCTGAAGAACGCCGTCGACACGGCCCTCGAAGACGGCCAGAGCAGCGTCGACCACGTGCTCGTCGTCAAGCGCGGCGGCAACGAGGTGCAGTGGACGGATGGACGCGACCTGTGGTGGCACGACGAGCTCGCCGCCGTCGACGCCGACCACGTGGCCAAGGCCTTCCCGGCCGAGCAGCCGCTGTTCGTGCTCTACACCTCGGGCACGACCGGCAAGCCGAAGGGCATCCTGCACACCAGCGGCGGCTACCTCACGCAGGCCGCGTTCACCCACAAGAACGTCTTCGATCTGCACCCGGAGCGTGACGTCTACTGGTGCACGGCCGACATCGGCTGGATCACCGGCCACAGCTACGTCGTCTATGGGCCGCTCGCCAACGGCGCAACCCAGGTCATCTACGAGGGCACCCCTGACACCCCGCACCAGGGTCGCTGGTGGGAGATCATCGAGAAGTACAAGGTCACCATCCTGTACACGGCGCCCACCGCCATCCGCACCTTCATGAAGCTCGGCCGGCAGATCCCGCATGAGTTCAATCTGCGCTCGCTGCGCCTGCTCGGCTCGGTCGGCGAACCGATCAACCCCGAAGCGTGGATCTGGTACCGCCACGTCATCGGCGGCGGCTCTGTGCCCGTCGTCGACACCTGGTGGCAGACGGAGACCGGCGGCATCATGATCTCCGCCCTGCCCGGCCTCACCGACCTGAAGCCTGGCGCCGCGCAGGTTCCGATCCCCGGCATCGAGATCGAGGTGCTCGACGACGACGGCAAGAAGCTCGAGGAGGGCGGCGGCCTGCTCGTCATCAACGAGCCGTGGCCGGCCATGCTGCGCGGCATCTGGGGCGACCCGGAGCGGTTCAAGGAGACCTACTGGGACAAGTTCGATGGCAAGTACTTCGCCGGCGACGGCGCGCGCCTCGACGAGGACGGCGACATCTGGCTGCTCGGCCGCGTCGACGATGTGATGAACGTCTCCGGCCACCGACTCTCGACGGCAGAGATCGAGTCCTCCCTCGTCGCCCACCCGCTCACGGCGGAGGCGGCCGTCGTCGGTGCGGCCGATGAGACGACCGGCCAGGCCGTCGTGGCCTTCGTCATCCTGAAGCAGAGCCACGAGCACGACATCGCAGACCCCGACGAGATCGCCGCACTGCTGCGCGCCCACGTGGCACAGCAGATCGGCGCGATCGCCCGCCCGCGCGAGGTGTTCATCGTCAACGAATTGCCGAAGACGCGTTCGGGCAAGATCATGCGGCGCCTGCTCCGCGACGTCGCGGAGGGCCGTGAGATCGGCGACACCACGACACTCGCAGACACCGCGGTGATGCAGATCATCACCTCGAAGCTGCGCTGA
- a CDS encoding TadE family type IV pilus minor pilin has translation MASTERGSVTAEFAVLLPALLLVLALCLGAVQLVGQQLRLSDAAADAARAAARGDDPARVAAIVSRAVLGADLNLSTQGEFVCAELGSSPAGGLAPFGVRLTASSCALAGGL, from the coding sequence TTGGCTAGCACCGAGCGTGGCAGCGTCACCGCCGAGTTCGCGGTGCTGCTTCCCGCACTTCTGCTCGTGTTGGCGCTCTGCCTCGGCGCCGTCCAACTCGTCGGCCAGCAGTTGCGGCTGAGCGACGCAGCGGCCGACGCCGCGCGTGCGGCCGCACGCGGCGACGACCCCGCCCGGGTGGCGGCAATCGTCTCGCGTGCCGTCCTCGGCGCGGATCTCAACCTCAGCACGCAGGGAGAATTCGTCTGTGCCGAACTCGGCAGCAGCCCTGCAGGCGGCCTGGCCCCGTTCGGCGTCCGACTGACGGCATCCTCGTGTGCGCTGGCCGGTGGTTTGTGA
- a CDS encoding transglycosylase domain-containing protein, which translates to MSEQKRTVGGALGGFLGFVGMSAVAGVLVAAAVTPAIAVSGVAANSSINMFENLPGYLAIGELAQSSNIYAVNNEGTPVHLATFYDQNRESVSWDQVSQITKDAAIAGEDPRFYDHGGVDLKGTLRAAASQVIPGMSTSGGSSITQQYVKNVLLEQLVAKATTQEEVDAAWEEAAGFSTERKLQEMRYAITLEKTYSKDEILLGYLNIANFGGRVYGIQAAAQYYFGVNAADLNIEQSAALIAIVNSPDEYRLDRPDDVDNGAANGYAATKLRRDYIIREMLEHNKITQEQFDVAYATQITPTINEPKIGCQSAGGAAYFCDYVTKVIQNNPAFGSTEDERMALLQRGGLEIYTTLDLDLQVTAENSIAAYVPQAADGIDVGAVAVTVQPGTGKILAMAQNKSYSQDTEVLAQGPQYSAVNYNTDFEYGGSSGFQPGSTYKVFTVGEWLKEGHSLNESIDGRKRSDWGTFRDSCNGGTISFPGFSVNNDEGGNGGTYTALSATQKSVNTGFIAMAKQLDLCGIKNMAESYGVHRADGNPLAWGASAVLGTEEIAPLTMANAFAGVAANGMVCEPTAIASITHADGSPVMLADGSELQLPNGNCSQKVEPAVASGMAYAMQKVMSGGTGQTSSGRVDTWVPMIGKTGTSDDNEATWMSGATTKAATVVGVFNVSGHVDLRKTYFNDTQAATLRHYIWPQIMSVANAKFGGDAFAEPEAGALKTVYVPVPDVRGKSLEEAQSILEGAGFGFADGGPADSELPAGQVSGTTPAGEAPRGSVVTVNTSNGQMVLLPDVIGKSFDDAKGALGGFSVNKAEQAVTDKKQDGKVIASDPAGGTPVKSGASVTLTVGKFDDKGNDGKGNG; encoded by the coding sequence ATGTCTGAGCAAAAACGTACGGTCGGTGGCGCCCTCGGGGGCTTCCTCGGCTTCGTCGGAATGAGTGCCGTAGCAGGCGTACTCGTTGCCGCAGCAGTGACCCCCGCCATCGCCGTTTCCGGCGTCGCAGCCAACAGCTCGATCAACATGTTCGAGAATCTGCCCGGCTACCTGGCGATCGGCGAGCTGGCACAAAGTTCGAACATCTACGCTGTCAACAACGAAGGAACGCCGGTGCACCTGGCGACCTTCTACGACCAGAACCGCGAGTCCGTGAGCTGGGATCAGGTCTCCCAGATCACCAAGGACGCCGCTATCGCCGGCGAGGACCCCCGCTTCTACGATCACGGAGGCGTCGACCTCAAGGGAACGCTTCGCGCTGCCGCCAGCCAGGTCATTCCCGGCATGTCGACGTCCGGTGGATCCTCGATCACCCAGCAGTACGTGAAGAACGTTCTCCTCGAACAGCTCGTGGCCAAGGCGACGACGCAGGAAGAAGTCGACGCGGCGTGGGAGGAAGCTGCCGGCTTCTCCACCGAGCGCAAGCTGCAGGAGATGCGCTACGCGATCACACTGGAGAAGACCTACTCCAAGGATGAGATCCTGCTCGGCTACCTCAACATCGCCAACTTCGGTGGGCGCGTCTACGGCATCCAGGCGGCAGCGCAGTACTACTTCGGCGTCAACGCAGCCGATCTGAACATCGAGCAGTCTGCGGCCCTGATCGCCATCGTGAACAGCCCTGACGAGTACCGCCTCGACCGACCGGATGACGTCGACAACGGCGCGGCCAACGGCTACGCGGCAACAAAGCTCCGGCGCGACTACATCATCCGCGAGATGCTCGAGCACAACAAGATCACTCAGGAACAGTTCGACGTGGCCTATGCCACGCAGATCACTCCGACCATCAACGAGCCGAAGATCGGATGCCAGTCGGCGGGCGGCGCGGCCTACTTCTGTGACTACGTCACCAAGGTCATCCAAAACAATCCGGCATTCGGCTCCACCGAAGACGAGCGCATGGCGCTGCTGCAGCGCGGCGGCCTCGAAATCTACACCACGCTCGACCTAGACCTGCAGGTGACCGCCGAGAACTCGATCGCCGCCTACGTCCCGCAGGCGGCCGACGGCATCGACGTCGGCGCGGTCGCCGTAACGGTGCAGCCGGGAACCGGCAAGATCCTCGCGATGGCGCAGAACAAGAGTTACAGCCAGGACACCGAGGTTCTCGCTCAGGGTCCCCAGTACTCGGCCGTCAACTACAACACCGACTTTGAGTACGGTGGATCAAGCGGCTTCCAGCCGGGATCAACCTACAAGGTCTTCACCGTCGGCGAATGGCTGAAGGAGGGACACTCCCTCAACGAGAGTATCGACGGCCGCAAGCGTAGCGACTGGGGAACCTTCCGCGACAGCTGCAACGGTGGAACGATCTCCTTCCCCGGCTTCTCGGTGAACAACGACGAGGGCGGCAACGGCGGCACATACACCGCACTGAGTGCGACGCAGAAGTCCGTCAACACCGGCTTCATCGCCATGGCCAAGCAGCTCGACCTCTGCGGAATCAAGAACATGGCAGAGTCCTATGGCGTGCACCGTGCAGACGGAAACCCGCTGGCCTGGGGCGCGAGCGCCGTGCTCGGCACCGAGGAGATCGCCCCGCTGACGATGGCCAACGCCTTCGCCGGTGTCGCGGCCAACGGAATGGTGTGCGAGCCGACCGCCATCGCGAGCATCACTCACGCCGACGGCAGCCCGGTGATGCTCGCCGACGGCAGCGAATTGCAGCTGCCGAACGGAAACTGCTCGCAGAAGGTCGAACCGGCCGTCGCATCCGGCATGGCGTATGCCATGCAGAAGGTGATGTCGGGCGGTACCGGACAAACCTCCAGCGGCCGCGTTGACACCTGGGTCCCGATGATCGGCAAGACGGGAACCTCCGACGACAACGAGGCCACCTGGATGAGCGGCGCGACCACCAAGGCGGCAACCGTCGTCGGCGTGTTCAACGTCTCCGGCCACGTCGACCTGCGCAAGACCTACTTCAACGACACACAGGCGGCAACACTCCGCCACTACATCTGGCCGCAGATCATGTCCGTCGCCAATGCCAAGTTCGGCGGCGACGCCTTTGCTGAGCCCGAGGCCGGGGCGCTGAAGACCGTCTACGTTCCCGTCCCCGACGTGCGCGGCAAGAGCCTGGAAGAGGCGCAGAGCATCCTCGAGGGTGCCGGGTTCGGCTTCGCGGACGGCGGCCCGGCCGACTCCGAGCTTCCGGCCGGTCAGGTCTCCGGAACGACCCCTGCCGGCGAGGCGCCTCGGGGATCGGTAGTCACGGTCAACACGAGCAACGGCCAGATGGTGCTCCTCCCCGACGTCATCGGAAAGAGCTTCGATGACGCCAAGGGTGCGCTCGGCGGATTCTCCGTGAACAAGGCTGAGCAGGCCGTGACCGACAAGAAGCAGGACGGCAAGGTCATCGCCAGCGATCCTGCAGGCGGCACCCCGGTGAAGTCCGGCGCCTCGGTGACTCTGACCGTCGGCAAGTTCGACGACAAGGGCAACGACGGCAAGGGCAACGGATAG
- a CDS encoding type II secretion system F family protein: MRPVDPPIESVAALAQRLAVLLAAGVAPHTAWTYLDEAGADAAGANGADTAGTAAARGRWHPRRLPLWNGRDDPARVAELNALALRAASRAAARGGNIAEALRDAVTGEASHAAPVTPSGRRAAAAWLALAAAWAVAGEAGAPLAATLRGLAATFRDQARLERDLAAALAGPRATARLVGAMPVIGVLFGALLGFDTVGTLFGTVPGLICLALGGALTLAGAGWSRALVRRAAGAHDDGLMLELTSIAMSGGMSTERARALAEGAARRFMIQNAAGTRAIDGVLALSRRAGVPAVELLRSEATQARLRSRSAGEQRAAGLAVTLMIPLGLCVLPAFMLVGVLPLLIAVLSSTLGTF; the protein is encoded by the coding sequence GTGAGGCCCGTCGACCCACCGATCGAATCGGTCGCCGCGCTGGCTCAGCGGCTCGCCGTCTTGTTGGCGGCCGGTGTTGCCCCGCACACCGCCTGGACCTACCTGGACGAGGCAGGCGCGGATGCCGCAGGCGCGAACGGCGCCGACACTGCCGGCACGGCCGCGGCGCGGGGTCGGTGGCATCCGCGACGCCTGCCGCTCTGGAACGGGCGGGACGACCCGGCGCGGGTCGCGGAGCTGAACGCGCTGGCACTGCGCGCCGCCTCACGGGCCGCCGCCCGCGGCGGGAACATCGCCGAGGCGCTCCGTGACGCCGTCACGGGGGAGGCGAGCCACGCTGCCCCCGTGACACCGTCTGGGCGACGGGCGGCCGCTGCCTGGTTGGCGTTGGCCGCGGCCTGGGCCGTCGCCGGGGAGGCGGGGGCGCCGCTCGCCGCGACGCTGCGTGGGCTCGCCGCGACCTTCCGTGATCAGGCGCGGCTCGAGCGCGATCTCGCGGCGGCGCTCGCCGGGCCACGCGCCACCGCGCGGCTGGTCGGCGCAATGCCGGTGATCGGGGTGCTCTTCGGTGCCCTCCTCGGTTTCGACACGGTCGGCACGCTGTTCGGCACCGTGCCTGGGCTGATCTGTCTGGCGCTCGGCGGGGCGCTGACGCTCGCCGGCGCCGGCTGGAGCCGGGCTCTCGTACGGCGCGCGGCGGGCGCGCACGACGACGGGCTGATGCTGGAGCTCACCTCGATCGCGATGTCTGGCGGCATGTCGACCGAGCGCGCCCGCGCGCTCGCCGAGGGAGCCGCGCGGCGCTTCATGATCCAGAACGCCGCAGGCACGCGGGCGATCGACGGCGTGCTCGCCCTCTCACGCCGGGCGGGTGTGCCCGCGGTGGAGCTGCTGCGCAGCGAGGCGACTCAGGCGCGTCTCCGGTCGCGCAGCGCGGGGGAGCAACGGGCGGCGGGGCTCGCGGTCACACTGATGATCCCCCTCGGCCTCTGTGTGCTTCCGGCATTCATGCTCGTGGGTGTGCTCCCGCTGCTCATCGCCGTTCTCTCCTCCACACTCGGCACGTTCTGA
- a CDS encoding DUF4244 domain-containing protein codes for MRRVAGERGAATAEYAVATMAAVGFAGLLVVILRGDEVRGILMELVRNALTVG; via the coding sequence TTGCGCCGGGTGGCGGGGGAGCGCGGAGCAGCGACCGCCGAGTACGCCGTCGCGACGATGGCCGCCGTCGGCTTCGCCGGCCTCCTGGTCGTCATCCTCCGGGGAGACGAGGTGCGCGGAATCCTCATGGAACTCGTGCGCAATGCGCTCACCGTTGGCTAG